One window from the genome of Alkalihalobacillus sp. LMS6 encodes:
- a CDS encoding iron chelate uptake ABC transporter family permease subunit — MMKHSIETIQLGRKKRLWRWWSVNGILTITALILCAAMLMLGNTIYPANEVVRALLGEQLGSVNFAVNTIRFPRMLAGLFAGFAFGIAGNTFQTMLRNPLANPDVLGITAGSSAAALFCILVLQASNSVVSIVAIVAGLLTVILIYGLSKGRSFSVGRLILVGIGVQAMLSAVISYLLMVGAQEDLPTAMRWLSGSLNGAQMDAIYPLMITVLVCSPVVMILSKHLSILELGEQSAISLGLNTDRTRVLLIFASVCMIALATATTGPIAFVAFLAGPIAKRLVGAGLSTVLPAGLVGVNLVLAADLVGQFAFEIRFPVGIITGILGAPFLLYLLIRMNRKGSL, encoded by the coding sequence ATGATGAAACATTCAATTGAAACCATCCAATTAGGTCGAAAAAAAAGGCTCTGGCGCTGGTGGTCAGTAAACGGCATATTAACCATTACCGCACTTATTCTTTGTGCAGCAATGCTCATGTTGGGAAATACCATTTATCCAGCAAACGAAGTAGTACGCGCACTATTGGGAGAACAGCTAGGTAGCGTAAATTTTGCTGTAAATACCATTCGGTTTCCACGTATGCTGGCAGGATTATTCGCTGGATTTGCGTTTGGCATTGCAGGGAATACGTTTCAAACGATGTTACGGAATCCTTTGGCAAATCCAGATGTACTCGGTATTACGGCAGGTTCTAGCGCAGCTGCATTGTTTTGTATTCTCGTACTCCAAGCGAGCAATAGCGTCGTATCAATTGTCGCGATTGTTGCAGGTCTCCTGACCGTTATCTTAATCTATGGCTTATCAAAGGGAAGATCCTTTTCGGTTGGGCGATTAATTTTAGTCGGTATCGGTGTCCAAGCGATGTTAAGTGCAGTCATCTCTTATTTGCTAATGGTTGGTGCCCAAGAAGATCTTCCTACAGCAATGCGCTGGTTAAGCGGAAGTTTGAACGGAGCACAAATGGATGCGATCTATCCACTGATGATAACGGTCCTTGTTTGCTCACCCGTTGTGATGATACTTAGTAAACATTTGAGTATTCTTGAACTAGGTGAGCAATCGGCAATTTCCCTTGGCTTGAATACGGATCGAACGCGCGTCCTTCTAATTTTTGCATCAGTCTGTATGATTGCATTAGCCACTGCCACCACAGGACCGATTGCATTTGTAGCATTTTTAGCGGGGCCAATCGCTAAGCGCTTAGTTGGAGCTGGACTATCAACGGTCTTGCCTGCAGGTCTCGTTGGAGTGAATTTAGTTTTAGCAGCAGATTTAGTCGGACAATTTGCCTTTGAAATTCGCTTTCCTGTTGGGATAATAACGGGCATATTAGGAGCGCCGTTCCTTCTTTACTTACTCATACGAATGAATCGGAAGGGAAGTTTATAA
- a CDS encoding ABC transporter substrate-binding protein, with product MIKLTDSSKLFLFSAAMVTALAGCSDSSDDTSSNDTSSDGENGSGTEEQIVIEHAFGETVLESAPERVATVQWGNQDVALALGVVPVGFSAANFGVQDDSGLLPWTAEKLDELGENDPNVFQDTDGLDFEAIADSQPDVILAAYSGITEEDYNLLSEIAPVVAYPTSPWTTSWRDHVLMNAEGMGMKEEGEQLIEDTETLIDEKLADYPEIEGKTVAWVNFSATDMSDLHLYTPADTRVAFLTEELNMEFPQEIMDELPNEDDFSLSLSAENADILNDVDVILGYGDDELLEALQNDSRLGQIPAIERGSVAFINGSSELGAAGTPNPLSISYTLDEYLALIGEALSQAEE from the coding sequence ATGATTAAGCTTACCGATTCATCAAAACTATTTTTATTTTCTGCGGCGATGGTAACCGCACTTGCAGGCTGTTCAGATAGCTCGGACGATACGTCTTCAAATGATACTAGCTCAGACGGAGAGAACGGAAGCGGTACAGAGGAGCAAATTGTCATTGAGCACGCGTTTGGTGAAACAGTCCTTGAATCTGCGCCTGAGCGTGTTGCGACAGTACAGTGGGGAAATCAAGATGTTGCATTAGCCTTAGGTGTTGTGCCAGTTGGATTTTCAGCAGCAAATTTTGGCGTGCAAGATGACAGCGGTTTATTGCCTTGGACAGCAGAGAAGCTTGATGAGCTAGGTGAAAATGATCCGAATGTATTCCAAGATACAGATGGACTTGATTTTGAAGCCATTGCAGATTCTCAGCCGGATGTTATTTTAGCAGCCTATTCTGGTATTACAGAAGAAGATTACAATTTGTTAAGCGAAATTGCTCCGGTTGTCGCTTACCCGACTTCCCCTTGGACAACATCATGGAGAGATCATGTTCTCATGAATGCAGAAGGTATGGGCATGAAAGAGGAAGGCGAACAGCTAATTGAAGATACAGAAACCCTCATTGATGAAAAATTAGCAGACTATCCAGAGATTGAAGGGAAGACCGTTGCGTGGGTAAACTTCTCGGCAACGGACATGTCTGATTTGCATTTATATACACCAGCAGATACCCGTGTTGCCTTTTTAACAGAAGAGCTGAATATGGAATTTCCGCAAGAAATTATGGATGAATTGCCGAATGAAGATGATTTCTCGTTAAGCTTAAGCGCAGAAAATGCCGATATTTTAAATGATGTTGATGTTATTCTTGGTTACGGGGACGACGAATTGCTCGAAGCACTACAAAACGATTCACGTCTGGGCCAAATCCCTGCGATTGAAAGAGGATCAGTCGCATTTATTAATGGAAGTTCTGAATTAGGCGCAGCTGGAACACCGAATCCATTGTCAATTTCTTATACGCTTGACGAGTACTTAGCGTTAATTGGAGAAGCATTAAGCCAGGCTGAGGAGTAA
- a CDS encoding iron ABC transporter permease, with amino-acid sequence MKAVVKRNRYSPKHATAVIVFLLAMLLVSVLSSVAFGSRVVTLDEILTAIFHSGSDSYSVSVVRERVPRTIFSLLCGAALGVSGALMQAVTRNPIADPSILGVNTGAALFVVAGLAFFDISSANQYIWFAIIGAMLTAVFVYGIGSMGRAGATPLKLVLAGVATSAALSSLVSAIMLNRTYVMDQFRFWQVGSVGSGSWDSITTFLPFLVVGLTLGILSSSALNALALGDDVATGQGVRTGLLRVTAAFAGVVLCGAATALAGPIGFIGLLSAHLIRLLLGADLRYIIPLSAIAGAVILTISDVAGRLIGSPGELEAGVITAFVGAPLLILFAMRMKVRSL; translated from the coding sequence GTGAAGGCAGTTGTGAAAAGGAATCGCTACTCACCGAAGCACGCAACGGCAGTAATCGTTTTTTTACTAGCGATGCTACTTGTTAGCGTGCTTTCCTCTGTTGCTTTTGGCTCTCGTGTCGTGACTTTAGACGAAATACTAACAGCCATATTTCACTCTGGCTCAGATTCTTATAGCGTAAGCGTTGTTCGAGAACGAGTGCCACGAACGATTTTTAGCCTCTTGTGTGGAGCTGCTCTCGGTGTATCAGGTGCACTCATGCAAGCTGTGACAAGAAATCCGATCGCTGATCCGAGTATTTTAGGTGTAAATACTGGTGCAGCCTTATTCGTTGTCGCTGGATTAGCTTTTTTTGATATTAGTTCAGCCAATCAATACATATGGTTTGCGATTATAGGTGCCATGCTAACAGCTGTTTTTGTATATGGAATTGGTTCCATGGGGCGAGCAGGGGCTACACCGTTAAAACTTGTCCTAGCAGGGGTTGCTACAAGTGCTGCCCTTTCTTCGCTTGTTAGTGCGATTATGTTAAATCGGACGTATGTCATGGATCAATTTCGTTTCTGGCAAGTAGGAAGTGTAGGCTCAGGAAGTTGGGATTCTATTACGACGTTTTTACCGTTTCTTGTCGTTGGACTCACGTTAGGAATTCTTTCTTCTTCTGCGTTAAACGCATTGGCATTAGGTGACGATGTTGCAACAGGACAAGGCGTCCGAACAGGCTTATTACGTGTGACAGCAGCGTTTGCTGGCGTTGTTTTATGTGGAGCAGCTACGGCACTTGCAGGTCCGATTGGGTTTATTGGCTTATTGTCAGCACACTTGATTCGCCTCTTATTAGGAGCTGATTTACGCTATATTATTCCTTTATCTGCGATTGCAGGCGCCGTGATTTTAACAATTTCTGATGTCGCAGGGCGCTTGATTGGTAGTCCGGGGGAATTAGAAGCTGGTGTTATTACAGCATTTGTAGGTGCTCCCTTATTAATTTTATTCGCTATGCGCATGAAGGTACGTTCATTATGA
- a CDS encoding ABC transporter ATP-binding protein, whose protein sequence is MTTTHRFETENIEAGYDGTIILNDISLVVPNNKINVIIGANACGKSTLLKTMARLLKPASGSVTLDGKELTQIPPKKLARVLGLLPQSPIVPEGITVADLVGRGRFPHQSIFKGWSKKDYEAVTEAMEMMKITELANRNIDELSGGQRQRVWIAMALTQQTDILFLDEPTTFLDITYQVEILDLLTDLNRKHGTTIVMVLHDINLTARYADYIFALRQGKLIAEGAPSEVITSELVKEIFELECNVIDDPVSKTPLVVPKGRYHVHV, encoded by the coding sequence ATGACAACGACTCATCGTTTTGAAACGGAAAACATTGAAGCAGGTTACGATGGAACGATTATTTTAAATGATATTAGTTTAGTTGTGCCAAACAATAAGATTAATGTCATCATTGGTGCAAATGCGTGTGGAAAGTCCACACTCTTAAAAACAATGGCACGTTTACTTAAGCCTGCGTCTGGTTCTGTTACCTTAGATGGAAAAGAACTTACTCAAATCCCACCTAAAAAGTTAGCAAGAGTACTCGGTCTCTTGCCACAATCTCCCATTGTGCCAGAGGGGATAACGGTAGCTGATCTAGTTGGTCGTGGGCGCTTCCCGCATCAGTCAATTTTTAAAGGTTGGTCAAAAAAAGACTATGAGGCCGTTACTGAGGCGATGGAAATGATGAAGATAACGGAACTCGCAAATCGGAATATTGATGAACTCTCCGGAGGCCAAAGACAACGCGTTTGGATTGCGATGGCACTAACGCAACAAACGGATATTTTGTTTTTAGACGAGCCAACAACGTTCTTAGATATTACTTATCAAGTGGAAATTTTGGATTTGCTGACGGACTTAAATCGCAAGCATGGGACCACGATTGTCATGGTGTTACACGATATCAATCTTACTGCTCGTTATGCCGACTATATCTTTGCTTTAAGACAAGGAAAGCTTATTGCAGAAGGGGCGCCCTCAGAAGTTATCACAAGTGAACTTGTTAAAGAGATATTTGAACTTGAGTGCAATGTCATTGACGATCCAGTTTCAAAAACACCCCTTGTTGTTCCAAAAGGGCGTTACCATGTTCATGTGTAA
- a CDS encoding ABC transporter ATP-binding protein → MEQIVRCKNVTWVREGRNVLSDINWEMNQGEHWCVLGLNGSGKTTLLNLINGYRFPTLGEISVLGQVSGKTNFPELRKRIGYVSSSLDSFLPIMQREGVEEVVVSGKFASFGLYEKVSDQDWQRAEEILRSLRLHHLRGKTFGVLSQGEQRRVLIGRALMSSPDILILDEPCTGLDVPTREEMLSLMEEIKARGCHLIYVTHHIEEVSPVLTHVLMIQDGKVAAAGPKQKVLTSSLLSKVFKLPVDVEWMNDRPWLKIVSG, encoded by the coding sequence ATGGAACAGATTGTACGGTGTAAAAACGTTACCTGGGTTAGAGAAGGAAGGAACGTACTGAGTGACATTAATTGGGAAATGAATCAAGGAGAGCATTGGTGTGTATTGGGCTTGAATGGATCTGGAAAAACAACGCTTCTTAATCTAATAAATGGCTATAGGTTTCCAACATTAGGAGAAATCTCAGTCTTAGGTCAAGTGTCTGGGAAAACTAATTTTCCAGAACTTCGGAAAAGGATAGGGTATGTGAGTAGCTCGTTAGATTCCTTTTTGCCGATTATGCAGAGGGAAGGTGTGGAGGAAGTCGTAGTTAGCGGTAAATTCGCGTCATTTGGCTTATACGAAAAGGTTTCAGACCAGGATTGGCAAAGGGCAGAAGAGATTTTACGCTCTTTACGGTTACATCATTTAAGGGGGAAAACGTTCGGTGTGCTCTCTCAAGGAGAACAACGAAGAGTATTAATTGGACGGGCATTGATGAGCAGCCCCGACATTCTGATTTTGGATGAACCGTGCACCGGGTTGGATGTGCCAACCAGAGAAGAGATGCTGAGCTTGATGGAAGAAATAAAAGCAAGAGGTTGCCACCTTATCTATGTAACTCATCACATTGAAGAAGTTTCGCCTGTCCTTACACATGTGCTCATGATACAAGATGGCAAAGTCGCAGCGGCAGGACCAAAGCAAAAGGTATTGACTTCATCTTTATTATCAAAGGTATTCAAACTGCCTGTTGATGTAGAATGGATGAATGATCGACCTTGGCTAAAGATTGTTAGCGGGTAG
- a CDS encoding flagellin, protein MNFSTNTSALYAHRQVANHQKMAEKAQGKLVTGLRVNQASDDAAGLAISEKMRAQIRGLNQASRNTQDGISLIQTSEAALNETHHILQRLRELTVQAANDTYKTTDRVAMQKEFDNLSEEIDRIASSTTFNNHSLLTGQKDFSFQIGANAGQTISVKGAGMSTTDLGLTVFEPLRLTGLANEVRSETTVQIGRARTASEPGLEIVGYYDANGKEGPGYYIEDELKYGAEVPEQNGTYHIQWEGKSYQITLNDETVTTVTPTLDFSDSTGEVHQASWFEATENREAGYYKEDSLIYSSLTPLPKGQAVTIQESLLTDQDSGVFKTLSITTREAANDTITKLDQAIALVSKERSYLGSSHNRLEHALSNLLQTSENLQAAESRIRDVDMAEEIMVLTKQNLLANVAQSVLAQANQQPSQVLTLLA, encoded by the coding sequence ATGAATTTTTCTACAAACACTTCCGCTTTATATGCCCATCGACAGGTAGCGAACCATCAGAAAATGGCAGAGAAAGCACAAGGAAAACTGGTGACAGGATTGAGAGTAAACCAAGCTTCAGACGATGCAGCTGGGTTAGCAATCTCCGAAAAAATGCGTGCTCAAATTCGCGGATTAAATCAAGCAAGTCGGAATACGCAAGATGGGATCTCCCTCATTCAAACATCTGAGGCAGCCTTGAATGAAACGCACCATATATTGCAACGGTTGAGAGAACTTACTGTACAAGCGGCAAACGATACGTATAAAACAACCGATCGAGTTGCGATGCAGAAAGAATTTGACAACTTAAGCGAGGAAATTGATCGAATTGCCAGTTCAACAACCTTTAACAACCACTCCCTTTTAACAGGACAAAAAGACTTTTCGTTTCAGATTGGTGCCAACGCAGGTCAAACCATTTCTGTAAAAGGAGCAGGCATGTCTACAACTGACTTAGGTTTAACAGTCTTTGAACCTTTACGACTTACAGGTCTTGCAAATGAAGTTCGCAGTGAGACAACCGTCCAAATCGGACGAGCAAGAACAGCAAGTGAGCCAGGTTTGGAAATCGTTGGCTATTATGACGCCAACGGCAAGGAAGGTCCTGGCTATTATATTGAGGATGAGCTTAAGTATGGCGCAGAAGTACCAGAACAAAACGGAACGTACCATATTCAATGGGAAGGAAAGTCTTATCAAATTACGTTAAATGATGAAACAGTTACAACGGTTACGCCTACTCTAGACTTCAGCGATTCTACAGGCGAAGTCCACCAAGCTAGTTGGTTTGAAGCGACCGAAAATCGAGAAGCAGGCTACTACAAAGAAGATTCACTTATTTATTCATCGTTAACACCGTTACCAAAAGGGCAAGCTGTTACCATTCAAGAGAGCTTATTAACAGATCAAGATTCTGGTGTGTTTAAAACGCTTTCTATCACAACTAGAGAAGCGGCAAATGATACGATAACGAAACTAGATCAAGCAATAGCACTCGTTTCGAAAGAACGCTCTTATTTAGGTTCATCGCATAATCGACTGGAACACGCGCTTTCAAATCTGCTTCAAACGAGTGAAAACTTGCAGGCAGCTGAATCACGAATTCGAGACGTAGATATGGCAGAAGAAATTATGGTTCTAACTAAGCAAAATCTGCTTGCTAACGTTGCTCAGTCAGTCCTAGCACAAGCAAACCAGCAACCGTCTCAAGTGTTGACGTTACTTGCATAA
- a CDS encoding GNAT family N-acetyltransferase, which produces MIRPAEKTDLQEILTIYNHAILHTTSVYSYEPHTLDMRETWYTQKLEANHPILVFEEDNHVIGFATYGSFRAWPAYQYSIEHSIYVDPNQRKKGIASQLLTEIIALAKQNGYKTMIAGIDASNEQSIGLHKKFGFTYSGTIEKAGYKFDRWLDLAFYQLIFDSKKS; this is translated from the coding sequence ATGATTCGTCCAGCTGAGAAAACCGACTTACAAGAAATTCTTACCATTTACAACCATGCGATTCTACATACAACCTCCGTTTATTCGTACGAGCCTCATACACTCGACATGCGGGAAACATGGTATACTCAAAAGCTTGAGGCGAACCACCCTATTCTCGTTTTTGAAGAAGACAATCACGTCATTGGGTTCGCGACATATGGTTCATTCCGAGCCTGGCCAGCTTATCAATACAGTATTGAACATTCCATTTACGTTGATCCCAATCAAAGAAAAAAAGGAATTGCTTCTCAACTGTTAACCGAAATAATTGCGTTAGCCAAACAAAACGGCTATAAAACGATGATTGCAGGCATTGATGCGTCGAATGAACAAAGCATTGGCTTACATAAGAAATTCGGCTTCACTTATAGTGGAACGATTGAAAAAGCTGGGTACAAGTTTGATCGCTGGCTTGATTTAGCGTTTTATCAACTCATTTTTGATTCAAAAAAAAGCTAA
- a CDS encoding NAD(P)/FAD-dependent oxidoreductase, with translation MSNKLERFDITIVGGGPAGLFASFYSGMRSMKTKLIEASPMLGGKLNSYPDKMIWDVGGMPPVQAKQLVKQLIEQAKTFDPVIVLNQQIQGIERTKEGDFLIKSSTGEQHLTQTILLSIGYGAKNVVKLDLKDADKYENTNLHYTVKNIKYYQGKRVLISGGGDSAVDFANALSDVAKEVMIVHRRHEFKGHEQNVEKMLSSRIQIKRPFALKHLIGDERKIHSVEIDQITNKGIFLNKNERVQVDAVIVNHGMKADIGQIRHWGLHTDERHILVNNKLETGIDGIYAAGDSAKFANKINLLAGAFTDAAVAVNHAKTYLKPEAAMDIFISSHNPVFDQKNKMIEKAVK, from the coding sequence TTGTCAAATAAGTTAGAACGATTTGATATAACGATTGTTGGCGGGGGACCGGCTGGCCTCTTTGCTTCATTTTATAGTGGAATGCGTTCAATGAAAACAAAATTAATAGAAGCAAGTCCAATGCTTGGCGGAAAATTGAATAGTTATCCAGATAAGATGATTTGGGATGTAGGTGGGATGCCGCCAGTTCAAGCAAAGCAACTAGTTAAGCAACTTATTGAACAAGCCAAAACCTTCGATCCGGTTATTGTATTAAACCAACAAATTCAAGGAATTGAACGGACAAAAGAAGGCGATTTCTTAATTAAATCTTCGACCGGGGAACAACATCTTACTCAAACGATTCTGTTATCAATCGGCTACGGTGCCAAAAATGTCGTTAAATTAGATTTAAAAGATGCAGATAAATATGAAAATACAAACCTTCATTATACGGTGAAAAATATTAAGTACTATCAAGGCAAACGTGTCTTAATTTCAGGTGGTGGCGATTCAGCAGTTGATTTTGCAAACGCATTAAGTGACGTCGCGAAAGAGGTAATGATTGTTCACCGTCGTCATGAATTTAAAGGGCATGAACAGAATGTAGAGAAAATGCTTTCAAGTCGTATTCAGATAAAACGACCATTTGCATTGAAACATTTAATTGGAGACGAAAGAAAGATCCATTCTGTGGAGATAGATCAAATTACGAATAAAGGAATCTTTCTAAATAAGAACGAGCGCGTTCAAGTTGATGCAGTTATTGTCAATCATGGAATGAAAGCGGATATTGGCCAAATTAGGCATTGGGGTCTACACACTGACGAGAGACATATTCTCGTTAACAATAAATTAGAAACGGGAATAGACGGCATTTATGCAGCGGGCGATAGTGCGAAATTTGCAAATAAAATTAATTTGTTGGCAGGAGCGTTTACGGATGCAGCAGTTGCCGTTAACCATGCAAAAACGTACTTGAAGCCAGAAGCAGCGATGGACATTTTTATTTCTTCTCATAACCCGGTATTTGACCAAAAGAACAAAATGATTGAAAAGGCTGTAAAATAG
- a CDS encoding SDR family NAD(P)-dependent oxidoreductase, translated as MNRLEGKVALITGAANGMGASMAKLFAQEGANVIATDIQMENLEEVAAAIKAEGGSILPLKHDVTLEEDWNQVVKKAKSQFGPITVLVNNAGIASPKTMEHMDMAEWNKVMGINLNSCVIGMKQVVPEMKQVGQGSIINISSIGGIVGMAGSSPYTAAKGALRALSKSAAVEYGKERIRVNSIHPGIIETPMTAPSMERALPFYKTYRQLPYFGAPEDIAYAALFLASDESKFMTGSEMVVDGGWTAL; from the coding sequence ATGAACCGTTTAGAAGGAAAAGTCGCATTAATCACAGGCGCAGCTAATGGAATGGGCGCTTCAATGGCAAAACTCTTTGCACAAGAGGGAGCAAACGTTATTGCAACAGACATTCAAATGGAGAATTTAGAAGAAGTAGCTGCTGCTATTAAAGCTGAAGGTGGATCAATCCTTCCACTAAAACATGATGTGACACTGGAAGAAGATTGGAATCAGGTGGTAAAAAAAGCGAAAAGTCAGTTTGGTCCTATCACCGTTCTCGTTAATAACGCTGGAATCGCATCGCCAAAAACGATGGAACACATGGATATGGCAGAATGGAACAAAGTCATGGGTATCAACTTAAATAGTTGTGTCATTGGAATGAAGCAAGTCGTTCCTGAAATGAAACAAGTTGGTCAAGGTTCTATTATAAATATATCTTCTATTGGTGGCATTGTTGGAATGGCAGGATCCAGTCCGTACACTGCGGCAAAAGGAGCTTTACGTGCTTTGTCTAAATCAGCTGCCGTTGAGTATGGTAAAGAGCGGATTCGCGTAAATTCTATTCACCCTGGAATAATTGAAACACCGATGACGGCTCCATCAATGGAACGTGCACTTCCTTTTTACAAAACGTACAGGCAATTACCTTACTTCGGCGCACCTGAAGATATTGCTTATGCAGCCCTGTTTCTCGCTTCCGATGAGTCAAAGTTTATGACTGGTTCTGAAATGGTTGTTGATGGCGGTTGGACTGCACTATAA
- a CDS encoding sodium-dependent transporter, whose translation MSTSQQWSSKIGFLYATAGSAIGLGAIWKFPYMAGTSGGGAFFVLFLAFTLLIGIPLLIGEYILGRHSQADAVTTFQKLAPRSVFRFTGWLGVITCFLILSFYSVIGGWSILYLGSSLTGQLGQLDADGYAAHFNELIATPYLAIGAQAFFLALAAGIVSRGVQEGIEKASKWMIPTLFILLVILAGYSLTLDGAQEGLAFLFSPDWGTVSNDVILVALGQSFFALSLGVSIMVTLSSYASKKQDLPISAITLGGMNIVVAILAGVMIFPGVFTFNLEPSEGPTLIFAAVPTIFSQIPFGQILVPLFFILFFFAALSTAFSLLEIVVAAFIKKDVTKRQKSSWFVAALVLIMGIPSALSFGVLADWSLFEFSFFDLIDYSVSNILMPVGAFLISLFLLLNMPKTVLRDEFKQGSRFGRKLFVVWYSIMVFVVPIAIAIVLIDQLFGLNVLAIFASLLE comes from the coding sequence ATGTCAACATCGCAACAGTGGTCGTCAAAAATAGGATTTTTATATGCAACGGCAGGGAGTGCGATCGGACTCGGCGCTATTTGGAAATTTCCATACATGGCGGGAACGAGTGGAGGAGGCGCTTTTTTTGTGCTTTTCTTAGCGTTCACGCTTCTTATAGGAATTCCACTTTTAATTGGGGAATATATTTTAGGGCGTCATTCTCAAGCTGACGCTGTAACGACATTTCAAAAGTTAGCACCACGCTCAGTTTTTCGTTTTACTGGTTGGTTAGGCGTCATCACATGTTTTCTCATCCTCTCGTTCTATAGCGTTATAGGTGGTTGGTCTATTCTTTATCTTGGATCGTCACTGACTGGACAATTAGGGCAATTAGATGCAGACGGATATGCAGCGCATTTTAACGAATTGATAGCAACCCCTTACTTGGCAATTGGCGCGCAAGCATTCTTTTTAGCTTTGGCTGCTGGAATTGTGTCAAGAGGGGTACAAGAAGGAATTGAAAAAGCGTCAAAATGGATGATCCCAACTTTATTTATTTTGCTTGTCATTTTGGCAGGTTATTCGTTAACGCTAGATGGCGCACAGGAAGGGTTAGCATTCTTATTTTCACCAGATTGGGGCACAGTTTCTAACGATGTTATATTAGTTGCGCTAGGTCAGTCTTTTTTCGCTCTATCTTTAGGGGTTTCAATAATGGTTACATTAAGCTCTTATGCATCAAAAAAACAGGATCTCCCTATCTCCGCTATTACGTTAGGTGGAATGAATATCGTTGTCGCTATTCTTGCAGGGGTCATGATTTTTCCAGGTGTCTTTACATTTAACTTAGAACCGAGTGAGGGTCCTACTTTAATTTTTGCAGCTGTGCCAACGATTTTCTCACAAATCCCATTTGGTCAAATACTTGTACCGCTATTTTTTATTCTCTTTTTCTTCGCCGCATTGAGTACAGCGTTTTCGTTGCTTGAAATTGTAGTGGCGGCATTTATAAAAAAGGATGTCACGAAGCGTCAAAAAAGCAGCTGGTTTGTTGCGGCACTCGTTCTTATTATGGGTATCCCATCTGCTTTATCATTTGGTGTGCTGGCAGATTGGTCGCTGTTCGAGTTTTCCTTTTTTGATCTAATTGATTACAGCGTATCAAATATATTGATGCCGGTTGGTGCTTTTCTCATTAGTTTATTTCTTTTACTTAACATGCCGAAAACTGTTTTACGTGATGAATTCAAGCAAGGGAGTCGCTTTGGTCGAAAGCTTTTTGTCGTGTGGTACAGCATCATGGTTTTTGTTGTTCCAATTGCAATTGCGATTGTATTAATTGATCAGCTCTTTGGGTTAAATGTGCTCGCTATTTTTGCATCTTTACTCGAATAA
- a CDS encoding HAD-IIIA family hydrolase, which translates to MNRAVFLDRDGVINEVLTKRVKFVNKPDDFHLLKGVALAIKQLNEAGLFVFVVTNQGGVGLGFLKEEMLLRIHDKMINDLEEKEAKIDDVAYCVHKPKAGCLCRKPGTQMIRDLAQKHHIDLKRSVMVGDREPDIEAGRAAGCKTILVGERYQGDFGADAMVKNLQEAVPWILDQF; encoded by the coding sequence ATGAATCGAGCCGTTTTTTTAGATCGTGATGGTGTGATTAATGAAGTCTTAACCAAAAGAGTGAAATTCGTAAATAAACCAGATGATTTTCATTTATTAAAAGGCGTGGCGCTGGCTATTAAGCAGTTAAATGAAGCAGGATTGTTTGTATTTGTTGTAACAAATCAAGGTGGGGTTGGGTTAGGATTTCTGAAAGAAGAGATGTTGCTTCGCATCCATGATAAGATGATAAACGATTTAGAGGAAAAAGAAGCAAAAATTGATGATGTTGCTTATTGTGTACATAAGCCGAAAGCAGGGTGCTTGTGTCGAAAGCCAGGAACACAAATGATTAGAGACCTGGCTCAAAAACATCATATTGATCTAAAAAGAAGTGTCATGGTTGGAGATCGAGAGCCTGATATTGAAGCTGGCAGAGCAGCAGGTTGTAAAACAATTCTTGTCGGTGAGCGGTACCAAGGTGATTTCGGGGCAGATGCAATGGTTAAAAATCTGCAAGAAGCAGTACCATGGATTCTTGACCAATTTTAA